The Planctomycetota bacterium DNA segment TGCGACCGTCGCGTACCCCGGGATCACGAAGAGCGACGCCGCTCGGAGCCCCCGGCTCACGTCCGACGGCTTGTTCAGCAGTCCGCGGAGCGTCCCCGCCACAAACGTGATCTTCTCGAACGACGCCGAACGCAGGTTCTCCAGCACCGGCCGCGCGTGCAGGGGAACACTCAGCGGATCCACCCGGTCCGCGAGCTGCGAGAGAAATCGCTGCTTCCCACCGACGCTCCCTACCGAGACCGCCCCCGGCCGCGGCCCCTCGATCGGCCATGGCTCGTCCAGCAGCACCGCCCGCCCGTCGTCCGTGATCCAAACATTGTCAAAGCCGTACGCCGGCGCGAGCGTGCCGTCGCGCTCCGCGGCTCGGAGCTCCGAGGCCACGTCGTGCAACCAGAACCGCAGGACCGACCACCGCAGAGAGCCGGCCGCCGTCTGAACCGAGAGCGGCGTACCCCGACCCGCCTCGTACACATCCCAGGCCTCTCCATCGGCCAAGATTTCCTGCAACCACCGCGACCGACCCGGCCTCGCCACCGACCGCCGAGCCGCCGTCAACGCCTGGCCCGAACGCTTCCTGAGCCAGACCCGACGCTTCAGCACCTGGTCCTCCCCCGACAGCCAGCGGCCGGGCACAACGTCACTCTCGACGCGAAACGGACCGATCCGCCGGGACGGTCCGACAGCCTCCGCCGGCTCCGGCGCTACCGGGGCCGCCGGCCGCCGCGATCCACGCGGCCGAACCACGACCCGTGTCCCGCTCGACAGGTCCCACAACGCCGCAAACCCGTTGCTCCGCCGCGCCGTCAGCCAGAGCAGCGCCGCCACCCACGGGCACGCGATCGACAGACCGATGAACAGTGTCACATCCAGCACGCCCCACGCTTCCGCAGGAGCCAACGCGACCGAAAGCGGAACACGGATCCCCTCGATCACACCGATCGGTATCAGCATCCGCACCAGAGCCCGCACAACCCCAGGCGAGCGGCCGTTCCTCCCAACCACACGCAGGTTCATCACCCACTTGCCCAGCCCCGCCCCCCAAACACCCTCGACGACCGTGAAGTAACCGACCCCCGACGCAAGCAGCAGGAGGTGGTACCGCCACGCGTCAAAGCTGAAGTCGTACAACGGCCTGATGAACAGCGACTCCGGACCGACGAGCACCATCAGTGCCGCGTATGTCGGCAGAAACGCCGCGAGATAGTCGATCCATCCCGCGGCCGTACGCTGGGCCTGCGTCGCCGGCTCCGCG contains these protein-coding regions:
- a CDS encoding RDD family protein yields the protein DLPPGLSQIVSRCLSKEPGSRYGSYAALRDALLPLSSAVAEPATQAQRTAAGWIDYLAAFLPTYAALMVLVGPESLFIRPLYDFSFDAWRYHLLLLASGVGYFTVVEGVWGAGLGKWVMNLRVVGRNGRSPGVVRALVRMLIPIGVIEGIRVPLSVALAPAEAWGVLDVTLFIGLSIACPWVAALLWLTARRSNGFAALWDLSSGTRVVVRPRGSRRPAAPVAPEPAEAVGPSRRIGPFRVESDVVPGRWLSGEDQVLKRRVWLRKRSGQALTAARRSVARPGRSRWLQEILADGEAWDVYEAGRGTPLSVQTAAGSLRWSVLRFWLHDVASELRAAERDGTLAPAYGFDNVWITDDGRAVLLDEPWPIEGPRPGAVSVGSVGGKQRFLSQLADRVDPLSVPLHARPVLENLRSASFEKITFVAGTLRGLLNKPSDVSRGLRAASLFVIPGYATVATFLGIASSTPSASDPVVWAGRVGIAVFVMMHFIALSDIVLAFWQKSTGLSTFGLEAVTGSGCASRVRLLLRAGVMWLPVLAPSGGLVAIAILKGTWIDTIAAAQLGWVLLAASLVYSISALLHPNRGVHDRLAGVWVGRR